In one window of Juglans regia cultivar Chandler chromosome 3, Walnut 2.0, whole genome shotgun sequence DNA:
- the LOC109005251 gene encoding calcium-binding protein CBP-like, translating to MSGYPHNTSGYGYGAPPPGSQSYGSSPYGAPPPQGYGTPYGAPPPPQPQGQSPYAPVAQPYGAAPSAHPYGAAPSAPPYDHKPPKEQYSSSAGAAYPPSGPNYSSPFASLVPSAFPPGTDPNVVACFQIADQDGSGLIDDKELQKALSSYNQSFSLRTVHLLMYLFTNSNTRRIGPKEFTAVFYSLQSWRDIFERFDRDRSGKIDSSELREALLSLGFAVSPVVLDLLVSKFDKTGGKSKAIEYDNFIECCLTVKGLTEKFKEKDKAYSGSATFTYETFMMTVLPFLIA from the exons ATGTCAGGCTACCCTCACAATACTTCCGGCTACGGCTACGGCGCTCCGCCGCCTGGAAGCCAATCTTATGGCTCCTCCCCATACGGTGCGCCCCCACCACAGGGATACGGCACACCCTACGGCGCGCCACCGCCACCACAGCCGCAAGGTCAGTCTCCCTACGCCCCCGTGGCCCAGCCTTACGGCGCCGCGCCATCTGCCCATCCTTACGGCGCCGCGCCATCGGCCCCGCCTTACGACCACAAGCCCCCTAAGGAACAATATTCTTCCTCCGCCGGGGCCGCGTACCCCCCATCGGGGCCTAACTACTCCAGCCCTTTCGCGTCGCTGGTGCCATCGGCCTTTCCACCCGGCACCGATCCGAACGTCGTTGCTTGCTTCCAGATAGCGGACCAGGACGGCAGCGGGCTTATTGACGACAAGGAGTTGCAGAAGGCGCTCTCTTCCTACAACCAGAGCTTCAGCTTGAGAACCGTCCATCTTCTTATGTACCTCTTCACCAATTCCAACACCAGAAGAATCG GACCTAAGGAATTCACTGCAGTATTCTACAGCCTCCAGAGTTGGAGA GACATTTTTGAGAGATTTGATAGGGACAGGAGTGGCAAAATTGACTCGTCCGAGTTACGAGAGGCACTTCTGAGTCTGGGATTTGCTGTCTCGCCGGTGGTTTTGGATCTGCTTGTTTCTAAGTTTGATAAAACTGGAGGCAAAAGCAAGGCCATTGAATATGATAATTTCATCGa GTGCTGTCTTACAGTTAAG GGACTAACTGAGAAATTCAAGGAGAAGGATAAGGCATACTCCGGTTCAGCAACTTTCACTTATGAGACCTTCATGATGACTGTTCTCCCCTTCCTTATCGCATAG
- the LOC109005252 gene encoding alpha carbonic anhydrase 4-like isoform X1: MTTIFLFLIAFLILISSSLPHLSKALVSEVGGTDDEIPFTYVEGTGKGPKKWGEIDPHWKACGNGKMQSPIDLLDRRVQVFPSLGKIKRDYKPAPAVVKNRGHDITVIWRGDAGDIKINGTDYKLLQCHWHSPSEHTFNGSRYDLELHVVHLSTGGEIAVIGIVYKYGRHDPFLTELLHHIKSVGNEERNLGTVNPGVIKFGSRKYYRYIGSLTVPPCTEGVIWTIVKKVRTVSREQVAALREAVHDGFEANARPTQQSAGIAVRFYNPSGGST; the protein is encoded by the exons ATGACCACCATCTTTCTATTTCTGATCGCTTTTCTCATTCTGATCTCATCATCTCTCCCTCACCTCTCCAAGGCGCTCGTCTCTGAAGTGG gcGGGACAGATGATGAAATTCCATTTACTTACGTCGAGGGAACTGGTAAAGGGCCAAAGAAATGGGGCGAAATTGATCCACATTGGAAAGCTTGTGGTAATGGAAAAATGCAGTCTCCTATTGATCTTCTAGACAGAAGGGTGCAGGTTTTTCCTTCtctgggaaaaataaaaagggattaCAAACCAGCTCCTGCTGTTGTGAAGAACAGGGGACACGACATTACA GTGATATGGAGAGGGGATGCAGGAGACATTAAGATAAATGGTACTGACTACAAGCTGCTACAGTGTCACTGGCATTCCCCCTCTGAGCACACATTCAATGGATCGAG GTATGACTTAGAGCTGCATGTAGTTCATTTAAGCACCGGTGGAGAGATAGCTGTTATTGGAATTGTTTATAAATATGGCCGCCATGATCCCTTCCTCACAGAG CTGCTTCACCACATAAAATCAGTTGGGAATGAAGAGAGAAATTTGGGGACTGTCAATCCGGGAGTAATTAAGTTTGGGAGTAGAAAGTATTACAGATACATTGGATCTCTTACAGTTCCTCCATGCACTGAGGGTGTCATTTGGACAATAGTCAAGAAG GTGAGGACAGTTTCAAGGGAGCAAGTGGCAGCTTTAAGGGAAGCTGTTCACGAT GGATTTGAAGCAAATGCCAGGCCGACTCAACAATCAGCTGGAATAGCGGTTCGGTTTTACAATCCAAGCGGAGGTTCTACTTAA
- the LOC109005252 gene encoding alpha carbonic anhydrase 4-like isoform X2 has translation MTTIFLFLIAFLILISSSLPHLSKALVSEVDDEIPFTYVEGTGKGPKKWGEIDPHWKACGNGKMQSPIDLLDRRVQVFPSLGKIKRDYKPAPAVVKNRGHDITVIWRGDAGDIKINGTDYKLLQCHWHSPSEHTFNGSRYDLELHVVHLSTGGEIAVIGIVYKYGRHDPFLTELLHHIKSVGNEERNLGTVNPGVIKFGSRKYYRYIGSLTVPPCTEGVIWTIVKKVRTVSREQVAALREAVHDGFEANARPTQQSAGIAVRFYNPSGGST, from the exons ATGACCACCATCTTTCTATTTCTGATCGCTTTTCTCATTCTGATCTCATCATCTCTCCCTCACCTCTCCAAGGCGCTCGTCTCTGAAGTGG ATGATGAAATTCCATTTACTTACGTCGAGGGAACTGGTAAAGGGCCAAAGAAATGGGGCGAAATTGATCCACATTGGAAAGCTTGTGGTAATGGAAAAATGCAGTCTCCTATTGATCTTCTAGACAGAAGGGTGCAGGTTTTTCCTTCtctgggaaaaataaaaagggattaCAAACCAGCTCCTGCTGTTGTGAAGAACAGGGGACACGACATTACA GTGATATGGAGAGGGGATGCAGGAGACATTAAGATAAATGGTACTGACTACAAGCTGCTACAGTGTCACTGGCATTCCCCCTCTGAGCACACATTCAATGGATCGAG GTATGACTTAGAGCTGCATGTAGTTCATTTAAGCACCGGTGGAGAGATAGCTGTTATTGGAATTGTTTATAAATATGGCCGCCATGATCCCTTCCTCACAGAG CTGCTTCACCACATAAAATCAGTTGGGAATGAAGAGAGAAATTTGGGGACTGTCAATCCGGGAGTAATTAAGTTTGGGAGTAGAAAGTATTACAGATACATTGGATCTCTTACAGTTCCTCCATGCACTGAGGGTGTCATTTGGACAATAGTCAAGAAG GTGAGGACAGTTTCAAGGGAGCAAGTGGCAGCTTTAAGGGAAGCTGTTCACGAT GGATTTGAAGCAAATGCCAGGCCGACTCAACAATCAGCTGGAATAGCGGTTCGGTTTTACAATCCAAGCGGAGGTTCTACTTAA
- the LOC109005250 gene encoding eukaryotic translation initiation factor 3 subunit E, producing the protein MATYDLTPRIAPNLDRHLVFPLLEFLQERRLYEDEEILKSKIELLNKTNMVDYAMDIHKSLYHTEDVPQDMVDRRVEVVARLKSLEEAAAPLVAFLQNPNAVQELRADKLYNLQMLNERYQIGTDQIEALYQYAKFQFECGNYSGAADYLYQYRALCTNSERSLSALWGKLAAEILMQNWDISLEELNRLKEIIDSKSFASPMNQVQNRIWLMHWSLFIFFNHDNGRTQIIDLFNQDKYLNAIQTSAPHLLRYLATAFIVNKRRRPQFKDFIKVIQQEQHSYKDPITEFLACVYVNYDFDGAQKKMRECEEVILNDPFLGKRVEEGNFSTVPLRDEFLENARLFIFETYCRIHQRIDMGVLAEKLNLNYEEAERWIVNLIRSSKLDAKIDSQSGTVVMEPNYPNVYEQLIDHTKALSGRTYKLVSQLLEQAQAQPAR; encoded by the exons ATGGCGACCTACGACCTGACCCCGCGGATAGCGCCGAACCTGGACCGGCATCTGGTCTTCCCACTCCTGGAGTTCCTGCAGGAGCGTCGTCTCTACGAGGACGAGGAGATCCTGAAATCGAAGATTGAGCTCCTCAACAAGACTAACATGGTCGACTACGCCATGGACATCCACAAGAGCCTCTACCATACCGAAGACGTTCCACAAG ATATGGTGGACAGGAGGGTGGAGGTAGTGGCGAGACTCAAGTCGCTGGAGGAGGCCGCGGCGCCGCTTGTGGCGTTTTTGCAGAATCCGAATGCGGTGCAGGAGCTTAGGGCTGACAAATTGTACAATCTCCAAATGCTTAATGAGCGATACCAG ATTGGAACGGATCAAATAGAGGCATTATATCAGTATGCCAAATTTCAGTTTGAATGTGGAAACTACTCTGGTGCAGCCGACTATCTGTATCAGTATAGAGCCTTGTGCACAAATAGCGAGAGGAGTCTGAGTGCATTGTGGGGAAAGCTTGCGGCTGAGATTTTGATGCAAAATTGGGACATTTCTCTTGAAGAGCTCAATCGTTTGAAAGAAATAATTGACTCAAAG AGTTTTGCGTCACCAATGAATCAGGTGCAAAATAGAATATGGTTAATGCATTGGAGtctcttcatctttttcaacCATGACAATGGACGGACACAGATCATTGACTTGTTTAACCAGGATAA GTATCTTAATGCGATTCAAACAAGTGCTCCCCATCTGTTACGTTACTTGGCCACTGCATTCATTGTCAACAAAAGGAGGAGACCTCAATTCAAAGACTTTATAAAGGTTATTCAGCAAGAGCAGCATTCTTACAAAGATCCCATTACAGAGTTTTTAGCATGTGTGTATGTCAATTATGACTTTGATGGGGCACAGAAGAAGATGAGGGAGTGTGAAGAA GTAATATTGAATGATCCCTTCCTTGGAAAACGGGTTGAAGAAGGCAACTTTTCTACTGTACCACTGAGAGATGAGTTCCTTGAAAATGCCCGTCTATTTATCTTCGAGACCTACTGCCGAATACATCAGCGCATTGACATGGG GGTACTTGCggagaaattgaatttgaattatGAGGAGGCTgagagatggattgtgaatctCATCCGGAGCTCAAAGCTAGATGCTAAGATTGACTCTCAATCAGGAACTGTGGTTATGGAACCCAATTATCCCAACGT GTATGAGCAGCTAATAGACCACACCAAGGCACTCTCAGGACGTACTTACAAGTTGGTCAGTCAACTTCTGGAACAAGCACAGGCACAACCTGCACGTTAA